The Laspinema palackyanum D2c region CGCTCCAGCTTTTCCAGTTCCTCCAACAACATCGGCTCCTGGACTTGGTTGAATTTTCCCAACGGCAACGAACCCACGGGAATCCGGCCCTGGTTGGTGAACTGGCAAAAATTGCGGTAAGCGGAGCCATGCCCGGAGGGCTTTTCGCCCGCCATCAGCCCTTTCAAAATCCAGCGGAATTCGGTCAGGTCTTTCGGAATCGGTCGCCGTTCCCTCCCGTACTCGCGCCACAGCACTTTCAACCGCTCCAGTTCTTCCCCCTTGAGTTGGATTAGGAAATTATCGTAGAGCGGCAGGGACGGGAACGCTTTGGTTTTGACCCGATGAATCACCGGGTTACAAGTCTCGCCAGTGTGCGCGAGGTGGTGTTGCTTCTGATTACCCTTCCTCGCCATCAACCCGCCACCACAATACAGGCAGGTTAATTTCGTCTTCCCGCGACCTACTTGGTCCACTCCGACCAACTCACCGGCGGGGGAAACTCCAAACTTTAACCACATGATTCAGGCCCTCTAAAACGTCAAGATTTCTTAACCTTTGCTAAGACAGGCTACCCCGTCCGGATGAGTTCCGGTGGGAGTCAGTTCACCTGGCGGCTGGCAGTTATGGATGAGGCGATCGCAAGTAGGCATAGTCGCGCTTACCGGCTCAGGCTAGTCAGGCCCCATCAAGCCCCAGTCTCCATCCCCACTAGGGGACCCTAAGATAGTGGGGCCTAGTGGGTAGAGACTGCCTGGTTTTGGTGATTAAGTTGGCGCTCAAAACTGAGTTAATACTTAAACAGCAGACGTTAAACTCCCTTTTTCACGTCACATTTCGCCGAAGTTGACTATTAATTTAGAACTTAAATAGTTGAACTAAAATTTTATTTTGCACTAGAGTCAATCAGTTTTATCTTAGGAATAAGATAAGGAAGTAATTCGCCTAAATCCTTGCAGGACAAGATTATCAGGGTTTTACCCTCGGTAAATCTTTAGGCTAAATTGGCTATATTTTTGCATAACAAATACCAAAATCCTGCTGAAATATCTTGAAACGGGTAGCCCAGCAGGATAAATGTGCTATCATGTTTTCAGAAAAAAAAAAAAGTGGCTGCCCCGGAAAGCTCGACGCCAATCGAGCGGATCCAGAACCCCCACACACAGAAGATTAAACACAGAACACAAGTTCTGTAATCTTGAAAAACTTACTTGCAGTCTAACAAATTTAGGTTCGCTAAACAAGTTAGCCGCTCAGTTTAATCTTCTCAGGGGAACTAGATCCATGAAGGGACGGCTCAGAATAAGGAGCGTCTATGGATACTATCCTGCAATCCCGGCTGACTGCCCGGGCATTGTCGAGCTATCAATTTAGCTGGCCCTGCCCCTTCGCTCAAGATTCGACCATCGTTGAGTTGGGGGGGCAGAACTAATGGCCTTCTCAATCTTCGATTATCTCGAAAAACTCGAACCCGCCAAGCGCAAAAATGCCTACATCTGCCCCGTCTGCGGTGGCGATCGCCTGACGGTGGACCCCAAGGATGGCAAATATAGTTGCTGGCACGGCTGCGAATGCTACGAGATTCGGGAGAAAGTCGCTCCCTGGAATGGGTTGAACTCGAACTATCTCGATCGCCTACAAGAGCAAGCCCAAAAACGTCGGGCAGAAAACCGGCGCATCCAGGAAGAGAAAGAGCGCCAGACCTCGGACCTGGACGACTTTCTAAATGTCCGGGATGCCGAACTGAAACGCTGGCTGAACACAATGGGTTTATCCTCGCAGCACCGAAATGACTTGCACCGGCGCGGACTTTCCGATGAGGTGATTGAGCTAGGTGGATTCCGGTCGTTGCCGTTTGGTCTGGTGTGTCCCGCTTGGATTGGCGGGAAAATTGCGGGCTACCAGATTCGCATGGACCAGGCGAAAAATGGGGACAAATATCGATGGGGCAAGCAGCAACGGCTCAACAATGGCGAAATGCCCATCACCGTGACTGGCTCACCCGTTGGAGCCACTGCCAACCTGAGCGAGGGCATCCTCAAACCGCTCATCTCTCAGCAACGGCATGGTGGGCTGTGGATTGGTGCGGCGGGGGGTCACTTCAAAGCGTCGGAACTGACTTTGATGCGATCGCTCTACCAACTGGGCATCAAGAAGATTGTCTATTGGCCCGACTCTGATGGGGTCAAGTTCAACATTCACCAGAAAAAAGCTGAGTTGTTGCAGTGGCTGGAGTCGAAAGGTTTTGAGGTGGCAGTGGCATATTGGGGACAACTCGAAGGCTCCGAGTTCGACTGCGATGAGTTGCCAGCCGTTATGCAAATCAAGGAAATCTCTCTCTCACAATATCGCACTAAAATTGGACTGGCGAAGCGGGTGCGGTCGCTGACTCGCCAACCCGATATTATCCTGAACAGCAAGCGGTTATCGCCGGACACAGTGAAGCAGATGCCTCGGTTTGGATTAGTCGGGACCAGGAGCGGGAAAAAGACTGGGAAAACTCGCTCGTTCATTCAGGAATATATTGCATTTTGCAAGGCCAATAATCTCTCGATTTTGTCGCTATTCCCTCGGATTTCTCTGGGATTACAAAGCTGTGCTGAATGGGGGATTCCCTGGAAAAGTGACCTGGATTTAGTCACGGAAGACGGGCAAGATTTGACGAGATTGCAGCGCGCCCATACCAACGAAATCGGTCTGTGTTTTGATTCGTTGCTCACCGTATCTTGGCGCGAGTGGGACGTGCTGATTTTGGATGAAATTCATACGTTACTGGAACATCTGCTGACTGCAAACACCGCCATTGCTAACAACCGACCGCAGATTATCGCGGCCTTCGAGAAACTCTGCCGCAATGCCAAACTAATTCTGTGCTTGGACGCCGATTTGGACGATGCCGATATCCAATATATGGAAGCGATTTCCGGACGAAAAATGTTTCTGGTTCGCAACGACGGCAAGCCCGAAGAAGGTAATCCTATCTTGTTTTATGAAGGCAAACCGGGTTCGATTCACGAGAGAATTCTATCGGCAACCAGTGCGGGAGAGCGGGTGATTTTCTTCTCTGATTCGCGCACTGAAATCGAAGCCATCGAGTCCATTCTGGTAGCGAATGATATCAATTGTCAGTCTTGGACACAAGACACCGCAAAACTTTCGGAAGTCAAAGAACAAATGAAAAACCCGAATCGCTGGCTTTCGGCTGAAGCGCCCCAGGTGTTGCTCATTTCACCCACTGCTATCGTGGGATTGTCCATTGAAATTGACTCGTTCAACTTACGAATTGGCTACTCGGCAGGTGTGTGCCAACCCTATGCGTTCCGGCAGCTTATCGCTCGATATCGTCCGAACATTCCCACTGAAATCTATGCCAGAAAATGCGGGATGCCAACCGGGGAATTGAGCCATTACACCGACCCCAAGAAAGTTATCAAAGCGCTCACCCTCAATGCCAAAGATGGCTTCGATGTGGCGGCATTGGCTCAAGCAATTGCCATCAAAGAAGACGGCTTCGACCCGGAGGATTGGGCGGAGATTTTGCAGGAATGGCAAGCTGAGGACTGGGCCAACTGTCCGAGTTTGCAACTTTACGCCGAAATTATTGCTCGTCGTAACTTTGCCTGGAAACATCACGCGGAGTTGTTGAAAGCGGAATTAGTCGCAGAAGGGTTTGAGATTATCGAAGTGATGGGCGAGGATTCTTATGCCTCCGAATTGGTCAAAGAAGCCAAACTCGAAATTAAGCAGAAGGAAGCTACCCAACGTTTCCAAGGCTGGAGTGGCCCGTTAACCCTTGAGGATGCTCGAATCATCCTGGACGACCCTGCCGCATCGGAAGCCGACCGCAATGAAGCCAAGGGCGTTCTGTTGCGTGAGGATTTGCCCGGTTTTGCGATGACACCCGAATGGATTTATACGAATATCATCCAGAACCCACTATACTTGTCCCGGCTGCGTTTGGGATACTGGCTGGAACGTCCCGAACTGGCGATGATTCTGGATGGGATGAAGTTGCGATCGCATCTCAAGCAGTGGTGCTCCAGTGTCATTTTTGTCCCCGACCTGACCACCGTGGGAGCTAAGTTGCGATTGTTGCAGGCCATCGGCATCCAGGAAATTATCAACTCGCCTGGATTTAGCACAACTTTGGAGGACCCGTTGATTGCGGCGTTCTGGGAAAAGTGCTGGTTCCGGCGTTATCAGATGAGTCGCATCCTGGGAGTACCCATCTCGGAAAACTCGAAGCCCGGGAAAATCCTTGCGTCCATTTTGCAAAAGATTGGTTTCAAACTCAAAAGCCGCATCGTCGGCAAAGACCGTAAACGCATCTATCAAGTTGTGGCCCCTCTCGACCGAGATGCTATCTTCTGCGCGTGGGACCTGAAGTATGCCGATTTAGTTGCGGCGGGTGAGTTGTCTCGGGGTCGTGTTCCAGAAATTGCCGCTGCCTTGACCCGGGACCGGCAAGCACCTAAAATCGCCCAAACCCAGTCCCAGCAAGCCTCCGTTGGGGTGATCACAAGTCCCGATAAAAACGCTGCTCTTATAAATAAGCCGACTTGTGATCACCTTGGCTCAATGGAACAATCTGACCTTAACCTCGCACCCAAGGTCCCACTCACCGGCAGTCTGGAGCGCAACTATCCCGTAGGCGATCGGCCTAACTCCGACCCTACCGATTTCGCCACCAACGGCACCGACATCGATGGCTGGACGGAACTGCTCAAGTTGGTGGCTGCCGAACCCGATGCCGATGCTCAGTTGCTGGCCGATGCCACCGTGGGTCTACCCCAGCAATGGCGGCGCACGATATGGCAGCGGCTGTCTCGGGAAGTGCGCGATCGCCTCCAGCAGATTCGCAACCTCGTCCAGCCCGTGAGTGATTGGATGACTAGCACATAAGTCACAAAATGTTGCCAATATTTTGGAGGTGCTTGAGTCAAACTATCACAAGTGCTATAATTGGTTTATTCTATTCAGTCTTTGCCAGCTATGAATTACACCTTGAAAGAAGCCAAGATTTTCTATCGCAAAGCCTTGAAACTTGCGAAAGAATCACATTGGTTTGCCAAAATCGACCGTCCCTATCCCAAGCTGGCGGGGTACGAACCGTTCTCCAGTGCGGCTAAGAATCTGGCTCACAATCTGCTAACAGTAGAAATGGGCGTATCCAGTGGGCAGTTAGATATCCGTAATGTGCTGGGTGACCTAGCCTGGAATGGAATTTTGTCCGCCGCCTGGACTTTGGCTCACAACGAGTTCCCAGTCTGGTGGCTGGGTAAAAATTTGTTCGCCGCGTTTGACGAGTCCGACGTACCTCGGGCAATTGGCGATTTGAAGGTCTTGGTTCCCTGCGGTATTATCATGCTACCCCGAGACAAAATCCTGAACCCTGAAAACAACGCTTGTGATTGGGTGTTCTTCCAGCATCTCCCGAAAGGCTTGGAACTGC contains the following coding sequences:
- a CDS encoding plasmid replication protein, CyRepA1 family; translated protein: MAFSIFDYLEKLEPAKRKNAYICPVCGGDRLTVDPKDGKYSCWHGCECYEIREKVAPWNGLNSNYLDRLQEQAQKRRAENRRIQEEKERQTSDLDDFLNVRDAELKRWLNTMGLSSQHRNDLHRRGLSDEVIELGGFRSLPFGLVCPAWIGGKIAGYQIRMDQAKNGDKYRWGKQQRLNNGEMPITVTGSPVGATANLSEGILKPLISQQRHGGLWIGAAGGHFKASELTLMRSLYQLGIKKIVYWPDSDGVKFNIHQKKAELLQWLESKGFEVAVAYWGQLEGSEFDCDELPAVMQIKEISLSQYRTKIGLAKRVRSLTRQPDIILNSKRLSPDTVKQMPRFGLVGTRSGKKTGKTRSFIQEYIAFCKANNLSILSLFPRISLGLQSCAEWGIPWKSDLDLVTEDGQDLTRLQRAHTNEIGLCFDSLLTVSWREWDVLILDEIHTLLEHLLTANTAIANNRPQIIAAFEKLCRNAKLILCLDADLDDADIQYMEAISGRKMFLVRNDGKPEEGNPILFYEGKPGSIHERILSATSAGERVIFFSDSRTEIEAIESILVANDINCQSWTQDTAKLSEVKEQMKNPNRWLSAEAPQVLLISPTAIVGLSIEIDSFNLRIGYSAGVCQPYAFRQLIARYRPNIPTEIYARKCGMPTGELSHYTDPKKVIKALTLNAKDGFDVAALAQAIAIKEDGFDPEDWAEILQEWQAEDWANCPSLQLYAEIIARRNFAWKHHAELLKAELVAEGFEIIEVMGEDSYASELVKEAKLEIKQKEATQRFQGWSGPLTLEDARIILDDPAASEADRNEAKGVLLREDLPGFAMTPEWIYTNIIQNPLYLSRLRLGYWLERPELAMILDGMKLRSHLKQWCSSVIFVPDLTTVGAKLRLLQAIGIQEIINSPGFSTTLEDPLIAAFWEKCWFRRYQMSRILGVPISENSKPGKILASILQKIGFKLKSRIVGKDRKRIYQVVAPLDRDAIFCAWDLKYADLVAAGELSRGRVPEIAAALTRDRQAPKIAQTQSQQASVGVITSPDKNAALINKPTCDHLGSMEQSDLNLAPKVPLTGSLERNYPVGDRPNSDPTDFATNGTDIDGWTELLKLVAAEPDADAQLLADATVGLPQQWRRTIWQRLSREVRDRLQQIRNLVQPVSDWMTST
- a CDS encoding GIY-YIG nuclease family protein codes for the protein MWLKFGVSPAGELVGVDQVGRGKTKLTCLYCGGGLMARKGNQKQHHLAHTGETCNPVIHRVKTKAFPSLPLYDNFLIQLKGEELERLKVLWREYGRERRPIPKDLTEFRWILKGLMAGEKPSGHGSAYRNFCQFTNQGRIPVGSLPLGKFNQVQEPMLLEELEKLERSAGVALAAGLDCASERRADLEIYRAQLRRILLNSLYFLEVTADGQLFHKIGITTRPIEQRIKEVERDMRSHFSEATVELLGLWQHRGNVELYFKHRYQRFNFPIGTLTEYFRFPKVEPVLRDLNGMAPKVLSAVEWKVLGGDSLTA